A genomic window from Carassius auratus strain Wakin chromosome 19, ASM336829v1, whole genome shotgun sequence includes:
- the LOC113120091 gene encoding ras-related protein Rab-5A → MANRGGATRPNGSNAGNKICQFKLVLLGESAVGKSSLVLRFVKGQFHEFQESTIGAAFLTQTVCLDDTTVKFEIWDTAGQERYHSLAPMYYRGAQAAIVVYDITNEESFARAKNWVKELQRQASPNIVIALSGNKADLANKRAVDFQDAQSYADDNSLLFMETSAKTSMNVNEIFMAIAKRLPKNEPQAAGASSGRSRGVDLTETAQPTKAPCCSN, encoded by the exons ATGGCCAATAGGGGAGGAGCAACACGCCCCAACGGGTCCAACGCGGGCAATAAGATCTGCCAGTTTAAACTGGTCTTGCTCGGAGAATCGGCTGTGGGAAAGTCCAGCCTCGTACTGCGCTTCGTCAAAGGGCAGTTTCATGAGTTTCAGGAAAGCACAATAGGAG CGGCCTTCCTTACACAGACGGTGTGCTTGGATGACACAACGGTAAAGTTTGAGATTTGGGACACAGCCGGACAGGAGCGCTACCACAGTTTGGCCCCCATGTATTATAGAGGTGCCCAGGCTGCCATTGTAGTTTATGACATCACCAATGAG GAGTCGTTTGCAAGAGCAAAGAACTGGGTTAAGGAGCTTCAGAGGCAGGCCAGTCCAAATATCGTCATCGCACTGTCTGGGAACAAAGCTGACCTTGCCAACAAGAGAGCAGTGGACTTCCAG GATGCTCAGTCTTATGCAGACGACAACAGTTTGTTGTTCATGGAGACGTCAGCAAAGACTTCCATGAATGTTAATGAGATCTTCATGGCCATTG CGAAAAGGTTGCCTAAGAATGAGCCCCAAGCCGCCGGAGCCAGCAGTGGGCGGAGTAGGGGCGTGGACCTCACAGAGACAGCCCAACCCACTAAGGCCCCCTGCTGCAGcaactaa
- the LOC113120092 gene encoding histone acetyltransferase KAT2B: MSESAGIPQGSPAVGAAGSAAAAPGVGGTECSGAAVGSARIAVKKAQLRSSPRPKKLEKLGVYSSCKAEGACKCNGWKSQNPPPTPPPPTPPRAEQPIAVNLKEPCRSCSHALGDHVTHLENVSEEEMNRLLGIVLDVEYLYTCVHKEEDPDTKQVYFSLFKLLRKCILQMGRPVVEALESPPFEKPSIEQGVNNFVQYKFSHLPSKERQTIVELAKMFLNQINYWQLETPSQRRQRAPDDDVAGYKVNYTRWLCYCNVPQFCDSLPRYEATQIFGRTFLRSVFTVMRKQLLEQARQEKDKLPPEKRTLILTHFPKFLSMLEEEVYSHNSPIWSEDFMVRLSGGQIPTVISAPPVTRPLYYSSSPAPVELVGGGSVSPARKTASTLEPNSGGEKRKSSEPLSHEDSKRPRVVGDIPMELINEVMSTITDPTAMLGPETSLLSAHSARDEAARLEEKRGVIEFHVIGNSLNQKPNKKILMWLVGLQNVFSHQLPRMPKEYITRLVFDPKHKTLSLIKDGRVIGGICFRMFPTQGFTEIVFCAVTSNEQVKGYGTHLMNHLKEYHIKHEILNFLTYADEYAIGYFKKQGFSKDIKVPKSKYVGYIKDYEGATLMGCELNPCIPYTEFSVIIKKQKEIIKKLIERKQAQIRKVYPGLSCFKEGVRQIAIESIPGIRETGWKPVGKSKELKDPDQLYSTLKNILQQVKSHQNAWPFMEPVKKNEAPGYYQVIRFPMDLKTMSERLKSRYYTTRKLFMADMQRIFTNCREYNPPESEYYKCANLLEKFFYTKIKEAGLIDK; the protein is encoded by the exons ATGTCGGAGAGCGCGGGGATTCCTCAGGGCTCCCCGGCGGTGGGTGCAGCGGGCTCGGCTGCGGCTGCGCCAGGTGTCGGTGGAACCGAGTGTTCGGGCGCTGCTGTCGGTTCTGCACGTATCGCCGTCAAGAAGGCGCAGCTCCGCTCCTCCCCGCGTCCGAAGAAACTGGAGAAACTCGGTGTATATTCCTCGTGCAAG GCTGAAGGAGCTTGTAAGTGTAATGGCTGGAAGAGTCAAAACCCACCTCCAACTCCGCCCCCTCCAACCCCACCCAGAGCTGAGCAGCCAATTGCAGTTAACTTAAAGGAGCCCTGCAGAAGCTGCAGCCACGCCCTCG GTGACCATGTGACACACCTGGAGAATGTGTCAGAGGAGGAGATGAACAGACTGCTTGGAATTGTGCTGGATGTGGAGTACCTGTACACATGTGTCCATAAAGAAGAGGATCCCGACACTAAACAAGTTTACTTTTCTCTCTTCAAA TTGCTACGGAAATGCATCCTGCAGATGGGAAGGCCTGTGGTAGAAGCTCTGGAAAGCCCACCTTTTGAAAAACCAAGCATTGAACAG gGTGTGAACAACTTTGTGCAGTACAAGTTTAGCCACTTACCGTCAAAAGAGAGGCAAACCATTGTGGAGCTTGCAAAGATGTTCCTCAACCAGATCAACTACTGGCAGCTAGAGACGCCCTCACAAAGGAGGCAAAGAGCACCTGATGATGATGTGGCTGGTTATAAAGTCAATTACACCAG GTGGCTGTGTTATTGTAATGTGCCCCAGTTCTGTGACAGTCTCCCTCGGTACGAGGCCACACAGATTTTCGGCCGCACTTTCCTGCGCTCTGTGTTCACTGTTATGAGGAAGCAGCTGCTGGAACAGGCCCGGCAGGAGAAAGACAAACTACCACCCGAGAAACGCACACTCATTCTTACACATTTCCCCAA GTTTTTGTCTATGCTAGAAGAAGAGGTTTATAGTCATAATTCACCTATCTGGAGTGAAGACTTTATGGTTCGTTTATCAGGTGGACAGATTCCCACAG TGATTAGTGCTCCACCTGTGACCCGCCCCCTGTACTACAGCAGTAGTCCCGCCCCAGTGGAGCTGGTTGGAGGAGGCAGTGTAAGCCCGGCCCGGAAAACAGCATCCACTTTGGAGCCCAATTCAG GTGGAGAAAAGCGAAAGTCTTCTGAGCCGTTGTCTCACGAGGACAGCAAACGACCCCGTGTGGTTGGTGACATTCCTATGGAATTAATTAATGAAGTCATGTCTACAATTACAGACCCTACAGCCATGCTGGGACCAGAG aCCAGTCTTCTCTCTGCTCATTCTGCACGTGATGAAGCTGCTCGATTAGAGGAGAAGCGTGGCGTCATCGAGTTCCATGTCATTGGAAACTCCCTCAACCAGAAGCCCAATAAGAAGATCCTCATGTGGCTTGTTGGTCTGCAGAACGTCTTCTCACACCAGCTGCCCCGCATGCCTAAAGAATACATCACACGCCTTGTCTTTGACCC AAAACACAAGACTCTGTCTCTGATTAAAGATGGCCGTGTTATTGGGGGAATCTGTTTCCGGATGTTCCCAACTCAGGGCTTCACTGAAATTGTGTTCTGTGCCGTCACCTCCAATGAACAAGTCAAG GGTTATGGGACTCACCTCATGAACCATCTGAAGGAGTATCACATCAAGCACGAAATTCTCAACTTTCTCACCTATGCTGATGAATACGCCATTGGCTACTTTAAAAAACAG GGATTCTCTAAGGACATTAAAGTGCCGAAGTCAAAGTATGTGGGCTACATTAAAGATTACGAGGGGGCCACACTCATGGGCTGTGAACTGAACCCTTGCATCCCTTACACTGAGTTCTCAGTCATCATCAAGAAACAGAaagag ATCATTAAGAAGCTTATAGAGCGCAAGCAAGCACAGATTCGGAAAGTCTACCCTGGCCTGTCCTGTTTCAAGGAGGGAGTTCGTCAGATTGCCATTGAGAGCATTCCAGGAATCC GTGAGACGGGCTGGAAGCCTGTAGGGAAGAG CAAAGAGCTGAAGGATCCAGACCAGTTGTACAGCACCTTAAAGAACATCTTACAGCAGGTCAAG TCACACCAGAATGCATGGCCCTTCATGGAACCTGTAAAGAAGAATGAGGCACCTGGTTATTATCAAGTCATCCGCTTCCCTATGG ACTTGAAGACAATGAGCGAGCGTCTGAAGAGTCGTTACTATACCACACGGAAGCTGTTCATGGCTGACATGCAGAGGATCTTCACTAACTGCAGAGAGTACAACCCTCCTGAAAGCGAGTACTACAAATGTGCCAACCTACTAGAGAAATTCTTCTACACCAAGATCAAAGAGGCGGGCCTCATCGATAAGTAA